The sequence below is a genomic window from Providencia rettgeri.
ATAGTTGCGCTGACAATAATTGCCCATAAAATTTATCTCTAGGCTCTATTGCAGTGACAAGGCTTGACTCAATGAGTTTCAATGCGGCTTCAAGCCCTTGTTGTTCATAGCACAGTAAAACATCTTGCTGTAATAATGTGGTATTTGAATGAGATAATTGGCCACTCTCTGTTTGGCGACAATCTTCTAACCATTCTTTCACGCTGTCGGGGACGAAAGGGCTCATATCAGAAAAATGCAAATTGACGAGGTTTGGAAGGCGAGCTAAAAAAAGACGTAACTCTTCTGCGATACCATCCGCGACTTCTGAATAACCCAGTTTAGCTGCTGCTTGTGCTGCAAGCATGTGGCCTTCTAGCCAATAAGGCGATAGTGATAAGCTTTGCTCTATATTATTTAATAGGGAGTTTGATGGTTGAGAAAGTTGGGCTCTGTAATCCATTATGCGATCCATCGAAACCGGCGCTAATGGGGTTTTACCTTGACGATCGGCTTGAGGCAGCATTGTAATGGAATGCCAGATAGCATAACGTCGTAAGCGATAACCAATTGAACTTTCAGGTATTTGCAAACAAATAATCTCTGAAATTTGGAGTAGCGTTTGCTTCCATTGTCTTTCGTCATGCTGATTTATATTGATTGCTGGCATGACAAGGCTATTTGCTGGTGGTTGTACAGCTTCTGTAATAGGTCTTGCGGCTTCTTTTGGCGCTGAAGCTAACACGATGGGCTGTTCGCTTTCTTCAATTCGTTGATAACCTCGACTCAATGCATCAACTTGTTCAGAAAGTTCGGGGCT
It includes:
- the tssA gene encoding type VI secretion system protein TssA gives rise to the protein MTNNTPYSWKEQLLAHLDEQLVCRAVNDSDPDWEYIDSEMIKFGSLSHSQLDVKEIQRRCLRLLETQTKDFRLIVHLLRTLQHAGEPKELVLAAQILSDFTRQYWHVCYPTNIKLKVRLANQILKRFESVNDIFCRSANSKMRDDILGSFAYLAQFWHEQSPELSEQVDALSRGYQRIEESEQPIVLASAPKEAARPITEAVQPPANSLVMPAININQHDERQWKQTLLQISEIICLQIPESSIGYRLRRYAIWHSITMLPQADRQGKTPLAPVSMDRIMDYRAQLSQPSNSLLNNIEQSLSLSPYWLEGHMLAAQAAAKLGYSEVADGIAEELRLFLARLPNLVNLHFSDMSPFVPDSVKEWLEDCRQTESGQLSHSNTTLLQQDVLLCYEQQGLEAALKLIESSLVTAIEPRDKFYGQLLSAQLFELSGMGYMAAHLYQQLYTATLHISLEDWEPSLVRQLVQKTDKTQETTMTMDRDLQ